AGACAAGAAAGAGACAAATCTGATCCTGAAGATGACCAGACATGTTAGTTATTATTCATCTATTACATGcacataatattatttataactgttacataaaaatattcatggacagaatctttttatttaattttttaaaccagGTCGTAGAAGATATAAATTGAAGCTAcgtgtttttaattatttattataattcaatgtcatttaaataataaacattttattagtGGAACAGCTGTTgcttatttcaaaaattaatgcaaTAGTTAACCCTTCAGTACCCTCGCGATGGGAATTTTTCTCACGCAACAACATTCAACTTATAGGATGTCGCTGCAGTGCAAGTGAGACACTAAAAAGAACGTGggtactgaagggttaaaaTCTTTAACAGATTCAATAAATTGTACTATTATTaagttgttaataaatattattcagcTATGATaagagttatttttaaaataacaacaGACGTCTTTTCATGTTAAGAACTTATAGACTATTTGTTTgtcttaatatttttaaaaattgataataaaaaacgGAGTTCTTTATGGCTTTCAtttcaattacatttaaagtattttaattgagcaaatttataaaattctggACTAATAAAATCTGACGATAatataaaactaaattatttttagatttacatgaatatttttcattcaaatggAATATTTCCTTTCAGATCTCGAAGTTGAATCACCAATTCCTTTTCCAGTGGCAATGTGGGACTTAGAACATTGCGATCCAAAAAAATGTTCAGGAAGAAAATTATCGAGGCATGGTCTTATCAAAACGTTAAAATTGAATGCTAGGTTTCCAGGATTAGTATTAACTCCAGTGGGAACAAAAGTATGTGtataaaactataaataagtctaacaataaatgttacttaatttaagatgataattatatttttttacagtgtgtTTCACCAACCGATCGCGAAATAGTAAAAGACAATGGATGTGCAGTTGTAGATTGCAGTTGGGCAAAATTGGATAATACGCCTTTCAGCCGAATGAAAAGCCCAAATCCACGGTTACTGCCATTTCTAGTAGCAGCAAATCCAATTAATTATGGAAAACCATGTCAATTAAGTTGTGTGGAAGCTATTGCAGCAACATTAATAATAACCGGTTTCCCTGAAGAAGCTGATTTCTatcttggaaaattttcatggGGTCATGCGTTCATAGAACTCAATTCTGAATTATTAACTGCTTATGCTGCATGTAAAAACAGTGAAGACATAATCGCTGCGCAGGATAAATTTCTAGCTGACGCTAGACAAGAACGATTGGACCGGTTaggtatatataatatttttaattactcaatttatcaattactaatatcaaattattttttattagcgaTGCCTGATTTTCCTCCGAGTGAAGAAAGTGAATCTGATgatgaagaaaaagaagacacggttgaaaaaaatgatgaaataaatgaaataaataaattaaaaatagacgATGCAGAAGGCGAGACTTCTGAAATAACAACTAATTAACAGTGTGGTAATTTtagtgaattaaaaatattattgatttcaataattatatttaataaagccaAAAATACTGCCCATTTACTGTTTTACACCAATTGTATTACAGTAAGTatggttaaataattaagtgattaattatttttaacacagcgtatttaatttttacgttGTTGATTTAAACATAattatgtaagaaaaaaaaattgatttatataaacataaatattacaataataatactacCCAACTAAAAATTGGGTATTGTATTGAGCAAACAACCTTGATCATTTGAATCTAGACTTAAGATtaaatatcattatcatcacatatatttatttatttacttacgcacttcattaaaaaaaaacataaattcacAATAgctatttaatttatctttaaattataatattattgtaaagATTTACATTGCTTAcaattttccattttttcattgaattctTCGATTTGTAATGTcatttcaaagaaattatacCGATCGTGAATATTCCTCGTCGCTGTACGAAGGATATGTTGTGGACTGGCACCAGGATCtgttgaaaaaatacaaattattagtgtaaataaatagaattattttaattgaaaaaaattaaatgaaagtaCAAAAATTGACTCACTAATGGCAAGATGAGCTGAGAGTGCGGTTTTATCGAGTGACAAAGCCCAAATTCTGAGATTGTGAACTTTTACGACGCCTTCAATCTgcatgaaaatattttcaacttctGAATACTCAAAACCTTTGGGTATTCCTTCCATTAAAACATTCATTACATCTTTGATAATAGCTATTGTTGTAAACAATACAAGCACGGAGAATAAAAATGTACAAATGGGATCAACAATACTCCAGGTTGGCTAAAATGAAGTATTattgacaattataaattataattatttaattatatatttaaagtaactttattaagtaaaaaagGTTTTaccttgaaataaataatcaaggCAGCAACAAAAACGCCAGTACTCTGAATAAAATCGCCAATAACATGAATATAAGCAGCTCTGACATTAATATTCTGATCTTTTTCATGGTTGTGACCATGTCCGTGCTCATGTCCATGACCGTGGCCATGTTGATGTAGTGTCAACcccattctaaaaaaaatatttaaaacaaacgtgagaagtcattttttcagagtaaaaAACTCATAaacatttaacaatatttaattaaaattttaaataaaactaacacAAGATTTACCGCAACGCCAATGACAGAAGTGATCAGCATCATTTCAGCATCCAATTCAAAGTCTTTGTTGACTATTCTTTCAACAGCGAGGTAAAAAAGTATTCCAGTTACTACCCATATCAGCAAAACCGAAGTAAGCGCTccaataatcttaaaaaaaatattttttttaattacataacTAGTCATAGTAAATCAGTTATTAGATTTTATACTGTAGCCACTATTTACCTCGGCTCTGTACCAGCCAAATGGCATTTTTCTCGTTGCAGGTCGACTCGCGATCCATAGCGAAAGCagtgatattaaaaatgatgcAAAGTCTGTAAGTAAATGAGCTGCATCCGTTGCTATTGCCAAACTGTTTGATAATATTCCACCAACTATCTCAGTAATCATAAATATAACACATAATACACatgcaattattaatttccgTCTAGCTTTCTTGTCAATAGCTTCATCTCTTTCTCTATGACAATGATCTTCAGCTGAAAAATACtctattaatcaattaattgatcattaatttattaatataatactcTAAATACTaacataaacaaataaattttaatttaaaaaatgtatcatgtattgttgttatttttatttttgcttgaATTATGCTCGTAATGTTTGCATAATCGGAAGCACAAATTATAACATTCCAAAAGAATGCTATGCATAatataaaatgttatttatataaatgtcattgaaataataaattttcgagTAGTCACGTATTTGCTGCTTAGCTGgtagtaattattaagtaaaaaaattgcttacCCTGAGAACGACTTGGGTAATTGCCTACAGAAACTTCATTatcagtatttttaataactgtaCAACATCCAGATAATTTTCCATGCACACAAAAAATTACTCTTTTACTGGATGTATCCGTAGAAATTGATTCATTGTTGTTGGGTGGAATGCTTGTGCCGTATCCAAAGGCGGCTTGATCTTTgaatctattaaaaaaaaaaaaattattattatttatcaatatttttaaggtAATTAATTGATAGCGATCAATCAAGCCAAaacaattgaataataatttctatctaaatacaaacaatataatttttcatcatatttcaaaaaagttttaatagttcaacaaacaaataaaaagaaacaattaattttcttgtagTTTTTAATATGCATCGTTATCAgtggaaataaaaaacttgaaaaaaaattattgtatgcGGTATCAGATAATGACAACATAAGTAAACTTTATCCTTAGTAAGTAACGTAAAATAACTTTAAGAATATGAACCAAACGAAAGTTTTAAcgatgaaatttataaaacatatCTGTGATAGCATTaaagtttcatttttatgATCACTATAAatgatgaatatttttttttattatgcaaCAATGTtatgtttcaatttttttatgtttcaaattaaaataattaattcgaTTGCGTGCACTCAAGTATTAACATACAATCATTGTAATTTGATCAATTATCataatctttaattattaattatcaattcttATAAacattaatctaaaaaataaaaacatttaatcaATAGTTTGTTGAGTAAATAAATCGctgaaatatttacatttcaGTTAATcgattaatacaaaaaattaattgaatgaataaataaatactagcAACAGACggtaatatttttatgtcacattcaaatgtcaataataaacataaaattatagcCGTCTGtctttattgtttatttatttttttctcttcatcTTCCGATAAAGATAACGGTAGCAATACTCCAaccttgacttgaatttgttgttaaaaattttttctaattacttGATTCTaagcagaaatttttttttatttctaattattattatatggtAATTAATCAGAAGGACAccattaaaaagtaataatgtAGTAAACGAATAATAGATTAACAGCACGATGATgccgtttttttttcttcattcttttacttgagccaagagtTCTCGGTAATTTTACGTAATAAATGTATGTAGAAGAATGAAAACCAGATCACTGTGAGAATAAAACGTAAGtatgactaaattttttcttcaatcttcctgaaataattatttcagtttatttaataatctatAATTACGACTATTCTTTTTCACAAGTATGATAAACCATCTTCGCAAgacatacataaaaaaatgaattaatattaCGGTCTAATACCTGTTGGTTTCAAGGACGAAAGTCAAGGTAATctaacaaattatttagacGTAAAAAAGAAATCAGAAGCTTCTATTTGACTTCGGGTTTCAGCAGaggattaatttaaaattattgtcacGAATGcctttgaatttttatgcCAAGATCGTTAttgattgatattaaaatgtatttgatttcgtaaaaattttaagtcttCTTCGAAGACAAAATTTAAAGTAATCTTCAGCTTAAaagcaatataaaaaatataagaataataaaataccaaCGCCATATGGATCGgcttttccagattttttgaattatccaGTTTGTTGATCTTTCGCGATCTCGATTCGTTTTCATTAACATCCACTTCGAGTCTTGAATATCCAGgcattttttcttcttatgTAAGTATGCACAGTCAAgtaatatgataataatagtattaatattaatattataaaaatatatttgtttttacttaattaataatgaataattatgaatttatttacacgCCCAGAATATGACACAACACGGTTTATTGAAACTAGCCTACATGCATACCCGCCTGTGCCGTTTTTTCCGAGGCAGTTATTATCTTTGTATAGCTTCCTGTGTCATCGCACAAACTGACTTATCTTCAACACTCGATTTTAGTTCTATCAATTAAGTAATTACGTTTTTAGCAAGTAGACTAACATTTATGGTAGCAAAATGactagtaaatatttataaaataaataactaacaatgtttatttattttttttttttttttatatagatatatacagTTGTAATTAGgttgatgaaaataatttccagGCGAGAAAGTTTAACAGCCTTACTACCCAGCAGCACATCACTATATGGAAAGTTTTTAACTGAGTACTGCATACGGACTTACCAGTTGGCATTCACTTATAAACAGTCAGTTAGAAGGGGTCAGAGAGGATAGAGAGGATCTGAGAGGACTTGCCTCAAATCcccacaatttttttatttcgcaCCGAAGACTCCCACGTGATTTCATTCTATCTCTTATCGAGTGTTGAGACTCACTCAGAAAAAGCAacagattataattttacagaattacacTGAGATAATTGGAACTAATAAGGCGAAATAATTGGATTGataagaagaataaaaaattaaattaaacagaAGATGGTAAGACTAAAAAACTAATACAGgcaaaacaattataattataattatcttcaaGGATTCcaattaaatactaattaaaaattttaaaacaacttACAGGCTGATTTTTTCATTGTCCATTATCGGTTATTTAGATGTAAGAAGAAGTAACACGTACCTAAACGAGAGCGTTTTTCACAAAGTGATTTAAGACGAACGTTTTGAATTGTTAGGTGAGGATAAGTGCACGCGTCacttaaatgataaataaaatccaaCGAAGACATATTATTCTTTCATCTTTTTCTTCGATGAATGACCAATGATTCGTTGTAacaataagataaaaaaaaaagaagaaaacaaaTAATCTACTAAACCACCCAAGAATATTCTCACTTTGAAGTAAAACAAGATATACATTTAAATGTTAAGTTGACATTTTTCCGATACTATTTCCCCTTATTGATTTCTTTactttttaatctttattttcgACCAATGCTATTCTCTGACGTTATCATTTAACAGAACTCATCGCAGTTATTTAATCTCTCGAGAATACCATTTTTTGTTCTTATccaaaaattgagaaaataatttttttttcttttttaattttaaatttacttttgttttctttttaaattttagtcaataaactaaataaaaatcaaaagaaacATTTGTAATCttattggaaattaaaaacaatattttaaataattatacgaagattcaataattaatcaattaaaagtacttaagccaagaaatGTAGTtgatagaataattaataatatacatacccaatattattttccatgtttaatttttatgtgtCCGAAACACTATAAcattattcataaattatcaacattaattgatattgttttttcacaaaaaaattttttttttataaacgaaattattaaattaacagaactaaataaacttttacagtttgtaaatattttaatgtgaGTTTTATGTTATGAAATGAGAAAACTGATTAGCAGTAATTGTacagataaaaatagtttaaaaactgtgCACGTCTAGATGGAAAGCATTTGCTTGACTGAGACGAGAAAACCTAATCGCTCAGTATAAATAGCACGATTGAAATTGCGTGTATATTGTCGTCGAATCGACTTGATTATGGGAATATCATCGATATACTGTAATAATCGTACTGAGCAATCATACTAGAATGCAAACCAACGAGTCTGCTGAgagtttttatgttttttaagaCCTAAACACCGGTTGAATAACGTAACTGGTGGGAttgaattttagatatttttttcagttatgtaaaaaatatattctttatACTATTTAATCGAGACCTTAACTCCAATATCACGGTGTGAGcaaatggctttttttttgtttttcatttttttaataactaacaatCTGCGGTACAAATAAACTGATAACAACCGCAAGATTACTGTCTCTTTTAATTGTGTTtaagcttaaaattttaataaactgataaaattgaaatgtatTAGACACAATATTTCACTCCTTTAACATGAGTCACGTAATactaaattcaaataattacatttttttagtttattacttaaaaaaaattatgatagaaaaatatcaaatacttgtttttaatattaattagaaaaaataatcttaaaattaacagtAGTTCAAAAGATGaatgaatatataaatatattatgaatGAAGATATTGTATTATTGACATGtgtttaatcattaattaatttgtttgataacgagagcttaattaaattatttcttacttTGCAATAGGACTATTCTCGTGCGAATCCAGATCTGAATAAGAAGTATCTGAAGacataattaatattacacttattaaaaatacttttatataCTAAGTCTCATCAATTGATCACTGAtgaaacaattataattttacgtGAATTGCACGATGCTTTAACTAAGAATGAAATAAACCAAGTTTACATTTTCTTTCCGGTTTATACTATCCATGTTAAACTAAATCCCTATTGTTTGATGAATGCTCTTCAATAATGTCAGTAAAGagattataatattattattattagaattataaatacaatttatgctCACCAATAAATAGAagactattttattttctttttttttatttattttttttgataagaatcatgtattttttttttttttataattattataaaactaaagCGTATATTGTACAATGCGatgtaatgaaaataaaacatCGTCAAGTTCAACAATGATGTTTATACTTAActtgattaaaattacaaaaaattagaacacaaaatttttattaatttatgttttttttttttttttttttttttttttaaatactcttATTACCTTGAGTTACATTTGCTGCGGTCTATAAAAGTTCTTGTCAAGACCAGATCCTACTTATTGTTGTATAGTGAGCTTGAAAATCGgggtgtaaaaattttaatttgtacaATTTTTATGGCGTAACACCTTTGTATTCCTtcaattacattaaaataattttaatttacagctCTTCATGTTTCAAACTATCTTCTAAAtctgaaaaagaaataaataattataaaaacttctcagaaataaaagataagaaataattaagaaaaagtaGTTGTTTCTTTAGTATatgaaacaaaataatttttaaaattaataattaatttaccatGGTCGTCTCTTTCTTCCTTTTCAAGCTGTTTACTTTCATTCTCCACTTTTTGTTGCaaagtttttatttcttcatcgTATCCAATCCACTCTGGTAAAATTCTCATAGCTGCTTGTAGTTTAGCTTCTTTAGTCATCGGATTATTACactaaagaaaagaaaaatcaaatcattaaattcacttacaataaataataaaaatatacataaaaattgaGAAAGTAAATACTAACTAAATCAATAGTCTTAGCAGTCTTTTTAGATGCATCACTGCACCAAGTTTCACACCAAAGCCATTCTTGAGGCAATGTTTTAATAGCAACTTGATGAATCATATTGTTAGGTAAGTCTTGATCCAAGTTTGATAAACTGTTTGGATCTGAACTGAGCGCTTGATACTGGCCTCTTAGTCTATCACCTGCAGCAATACGCCTAAAACGCTTCAAATCAACAACATACAACGCACTAATATGATACGAACGTCCTTGTAAATGATTCCTCCAGTATCCCTGTTTCCAAAATCTAAATCCTTCCATTTCTTTTCTACTATCACAGAATGGAGTGTAAGCGTACGGAGCGCCTTCCAGGTCCAAATTGACTAGTTCTTTCAAGTCAGCCCGTACAACTTGGTCAGCgtcaacaaaaattatttttttgacatccAAAGGAAACAGTACATCCAAAAAGAGAATCTTGTAACCCCAAATAGTTCTTTGCTTTTCGGTTTGCTGATGAAGCCATCTTGGCCATTTGTATTGTACTAGTTCATATTCAAATCCGTATTCCTTGGCCATGTGTGGTAAAAAGTCTTTCAACGTAGGTGATAGATAGTTCTTCAGGAACCAAAATTTAACTGGTGACTTTGTGTGTTTTATAACACTGAGCATCATGATTTTTAAGAATCTTTCGTAAAGATGACCCGAAGCTAGAGaaaatatgtttattttttcatcctTTTCTTCTGTGTCGTCTGAGCCAAATGTCCTacagaatgaaaaaaaaaaaaaaaattcttaaaaataaagtatcaATGGAAGAATATTTtcagctaaaaatttttttctaaactaatCTACTATGTAGTGTTGAGAattgatcaattaaaattttaatcaattagtTGATTATCAAATCAAATCTAAatcggaaattaaaattgtatttaatcttaattatgtgtattaatcaattacttttgaataaattgagtaatcaatttttttttactatcattTATAATTGTGATTTTGATTATATAGTCgcaatttactatttaattataaataaagttatacaattattatgacctcttaatttgtaattataattatttctgatACTTGAGTTTATTCAATGAGTTTAGTTTTGCATTTAATTCTATAATTGAGTCATCAATtgtaaaaacaatatcaattcTATCCAACActgcaatattattaataacaataaaactatttgctataatttataactacATACGCGTAAAAAGCTTACCAATAATCGGAAAAGctagaacaaattttaaaaatagatataaatatcctatcaaatattattgaatcgccatttatctattttatctagttcttaaataatgaaattgaaatttaataaataaaggaATTAAATTACCTGGATATAGAGTTCCAAATTCCGGATTGACTATCATCGTCAGCCAATAAATCTGTATGCATCTTATCAGGCTTTTTAGAGACTTTGAGTTTCAGCACATGACTCTTCAACGAACTAATAAGAACTTTAACTTCATTGCTATCTTGGATTACATCTTGTCCAGTGACTGAATGTATGTCATAAATATCAGCAGATCTTCCTTGACGTAAGCGAAGTAACCACTCTCCCGGGTTAGCTTTTAGTTGGAAGTATCCTAAATTGGCCATTACAATAGTGTCAACCATAACAGGTTGTTTTTCAGTGCCGAGAGTAATTTGCAATCCTCTGGGAGGATTTCCCATGGAAGCTTCAAAACAATGACCTTCTAATAATAAGTGTTCCAACTCAAATTCACTATGAACTCCCATTGCAACATTGTCTAGCTTGATATTATCCAAATCGTAGACACTTTTGACGACTTCTACCAGC
The sequence above is drawn from the Cotesia glomerata isolate CgM1 linkage group LG4, MPM_Cglom_v2.3, whole genome shotgun sequence genome and encodes:
- the LOC123264088 gene encoding 18S rRNA aminocarboxypropyltransferase isoform X1 is translated as MSSKKKNRDKILERRKRQVVGKEERYRQERDKSDPEDDQTYLEVESPIPFPVAMWDLEHCDPKKCSGRKLSRHGLIKTLKLNARFPGLVLTPVGTKCVSPTDREIVKDNGCAVVDCSWAKLDNTPFSRMKSPNPRLLPFLVAANPINYGKPCQLSCVEAIAATLIITGFPEEADFYLGKFSWGHAFIELNSELLTAYAACKNSEDIIAAQDKFLADARQERLDRLAMPDFPPSEESESDDEEKEDTVEKNDEINEINKLKIDDAEGETSEITTN
- the LOC123264088 gene encoding 18S rRNA aminocarboxypropyltransferase isoform X2, which translates into the protein MSSKKKNRDKILERRKRQVVGKEERYRQERDKSDPEDDQSDLEVESPIPFPVAMWDLEHCDPKKCSGRKLSRHGLIKTLKLNARFPGLVLTPVGTKCVSPTDREIVKDNGCAVVDCSWAKLDNTPFSRMKSPNPRLLPFLVAANPINYGKPCQLSCVEAIAATLIITGFPEEADFYLGKFSWGHAFIELNSELLTAYAACKNSEDIIAAQDKFLADARQERLDRLAMPDFPPSEESESDDEEKEDTVEKNDEINEINKLKIDDAEGETSEITTN
- the LOC123264086 gene encoding zinc transporter 2-like isoform X2, yielding MPGYSRLEVDVNENESRSRKINKLDNSKNLEKPIHMAFKDQAAFGYGTSIPPNNNESISTDTSSKRVIFCVHGKLSGCCTVIKNTDNEVSVGNYPSRSQAEDHCHRERDEAIDKKARRKLIIACVLCVIFMITEIVGGILSNSLAIATDAAHLLTDFASFLISLLSLWIASRPATRKMPFGWYRAEIIGALTSVLLIWVVTGILFYLAVERIVNKDFELDAEMMLITSVIGVAVNLVMGLTLHQHGHGHGHEHGHGHNHEKDQNINVRAAYIHVIGDFIQSTGVFVAALIIYFKPTWSIVDPICTFLFSVLVLFTTIAIIKDVMNVLMEGIPKGFEYSEVENIFMQIEGVVKVHNLRIWALSLDKTALSAHLAINPGASPQHILRTATRNIHDRYNFFEMTLQIEEFNEKMENCKQCKSLQ
- the LOC123264086 gene encoding zinc transporter 2-like isoform X1, whose amino-acid sequence is MPGYSRLEVDVNENESRSRKINKLDNSKNLEKPIHMAFKDQAAFGYGTSIPPNNNESISTDTSSKRVIFCVHGKLSGCCTVIKNTDNEVSVGNYPSRSQEYFSAEDHCHRERDEAIDKKARRKLIIACVLCVIFMITEIVGGILSNSLAIATDAAHLLTDFASFLISLLSLWIASRPATRKMPFGWYRAEIIGALTSVLLIWVVTGILFYLAVERIVNKDFELDAEMMLITSVIGVAVNLVMGLTLHQHGHGHGHEHGHGHNHEKDQNINVRAAYIHVIGDFIQSTGVFVAALIIYFKPTWSIVDPICTFLFSVLVLFTTIAIIKDVMNVLMEGIPKGFEYSEVENIFMQIEGVVKVHNLRIWALSLDKTALSAHLAINPGASPQHILRTATRNIHDRYNFFEMTLQIEEFNEKMENCKQCKSLQ
- the LOC123264086 gene encoding zinc transporter 2-like isoform X5 gives rise to the protein MENNIGFKDQAAFGYGTSIPPNNNESISTDTSSKRVIFCVHGKLSGCCTVIKNTDNEVSVGNYPSRSQEYFSAEDHCHRERDEAIDKKARRKLIIACVLCVIFMITEIVGGILSNSLAIATDAAHLLTDFASFLISLLSLWIASRPATRKMPFGWYRAEIIGALTSVLLIWVVTGILFYLAVERIVNKDFELDAEMMLITSVIGVAVNLVMGLTLHQHGHGHGHEHGHGHNHEKDQNINVRAAYIHVIGDFIQSTGVFVAALIIYFKPTWSIVDPICTFLFSVLVLFTTIAIIKDVMNVLMEGIPKGFEYSEVENIFMQIEGVVKVHNLRIWALSLDKTALSAHLAINPGASPQHILRTATRNIHDRYNFFEMTLQIEEFNEKMENCKQCKSLQ
- the LOC123264086 gene encoding zinc transporter 2-like isoform X3 codes for the protein MSSDTSYSDLDSHENSPIAKFKDQAAFGYGTSIPPNNNESISTDTSSKRVIFCVHGKLSGCCTVIKNTDNEVSVGNYPSRSQEYFSAEDHCHRERDEAIDKKARRKLIIACVLCVIFMITEIVGGILSNSLAIATDAAHLLTDFASFLISLLSLWIASRPATRKMPFGWYRAEIIGALTSVLLIWVVTGILFYLAVERIVNKDFELDAEMMLITSVIGVAVNLVMGLTLHQHGHGHGHEHGHGHNHEKDQNINVRAAYIHVIGDFIQSTGVFVAALIIYFKPTWSIVDPICTFLFSVLVLFTTIAIIKDVMNVLMEGIPKGFEYSEVENIFMQIEGVVKVHNLRIWALSLDKTALSAHLAINPGASPQHILRTATRNIHDRYNFFEMTLQIEEFNEKMENCKQCKSLQ
- the LOC123264086 gene encoding zinc transporter 2-like isoform X4, coding for MDNEKISLFKDQAAFGYGTSIPPNNNESISTDTSSKRVIFCVHGKLSGCCTVIKNTDNEVSVGNYPSRSQEYFSAEDHCHRERDEAIDKKARRKLIIACVLCVIFMITEIVGGILSNSLAIATDAAHLLTDFASFLISLLSLWIASRPATRKMPFGWYRAEIIGALTSVLLIWVVTGILFYLAVERIVNKDFELDAEMMLITSVIGVAVNLVMGLTLHQHGHGHGHEHGHGHNHEKDQNINVRAAYIHVIGDFIQSTGVFVAALIIYFKPTWSIVDPICTFLFSVLVLFTTIAIIKDVMNVLMEGIPKGFEYSEVENIFMQIEGVVKVHNLRIWALSLDKTALSAHLAINPGASPQHILRTATRNIHDRYNFFEMTLQIEEFNEKMENCKQCKSLQ